The Myxococcales bacterium DNA window CGGATCGCCGAGGTCACCTGCCGCAGCCGGTTGACGACCTTCTCCTCGATCTGGTGGGTCATGCCGGCGTCGCGGAAGTGGACCTTGCGGATGTAGATCGAGCCGACCTTGAAGCCCCAGTCCTGCGACCGCGGCGACACCTCGGCCCGCACCGTCTGCGACAGCTCGTGGCGATCCTCGAGCAGCCGGGCCAGCTTCATGTTCGACAGGCACCGCACCGTCGCGTTCGACACGTTGGCGTGCAGCGAGCCGCGCGGGTCCTGGTTCTTGAACAGGTACGCCACCGGATCCGAGATGAACATCTCGTACCAGACGCCGATGCCCATCGGCGCGCCCTCCTCGGAGTTGACCGGCTGCGACCGCAGGTAGGTCTGGTAGATGCGCAGGTCGAGGTCGTAGCGCTTGCCGAGCAGGGGCACGAGCAGCGCCTTCACGCCCATCTTGGGCCACAGCGACGCCAGGCCGGGCTCGTCGTAGACCGCCGCGACCTTGCCGAACAGCGTGTAGACCAGCGCCTGCCGCTCTTGCACGACGATGTAGAAGCCGAGCCCGCGGAGGATCGCGAGCACCGCCGGCACCGCGACCCACCAGCCGAGCATCGCGATCAGGGCCAGGGCCAGGACCGGGCCCGACATCACTTCGCCTCCACGAACGCGCGGTCGGCCTTGTCGTACAGGCCGAGCTTGAGGTTGCGCAGGTACGTGGTCAGCGCGTCGGGGCCCTGGGCCCGCAGGCGCGTCAGCTGGTCGGACAGCGCGCGCAGGGGCTCGACCTCGGCCTGGGCCCGCAGGGTCTCGATCTCGACCGCGCGCCGCGACTGCACGATCCGCTGATCGGCCGCGGCCTGCGCCAGGCTGATGTCCGACGACACCTGGTTGTAGGCCGTGTTGATCGCGGCCAGGGCGCTCTCGACCTCGTGCGGCGGCGAGATCTCGGTGATCAGCGACGCGTCGAGGTGGACGCCGTAGCGCGCCACCGACGCCGCGCACTCGTGGTCCATCATGTCGTTGAGCGCGCGCAGGTTCTTGCGCAGATCGTTGATCGAGATGCCCGAGATCGCCGAGGCGCCGGTGCGATCGGCGGCGAGGTCGCGGCCCTCGGTGTCGTCGCCGACCACCGCCGCCCGGGGCGGCTGCTCGAAGTTGGCGATGCGCTCGCGCAGGATCGAGATGAAGAAGCCCATCACGTGCACCACCGGGTGCTTGACCCCGAACAGGTACGCGTAGAGGTTCTGCTCGCTGACCCGGAACCGGATCTGCCCGGTCAGGCCGACGTGGAGCTGATCCTTGGTGACCGCGTCGAGCAGCGTGCCGTTGCGGTTGGCGCTCGGGGTCTCGGGATCCCAGGCCATGTTGACCGTGCGCGTCGCGATCGACACCTTGTGGACCCGCTGCCACGGCCACCGGAAGTACGGCCCGCCCGGCGGGATCACCTGCACCTGCGGGTAGTGGTAGCGCTCCTTCTCGGAGTCGCGCATGCCGGCGCCCTCGGGCGTGTAGACCGTGCTCGCGCCGAGGATCCGGCGGGCCCGGCCGAAGCTGGTGAGCACCGCGCGCTCGTTCTGATCGACGGTGTAGAAGCCGAGCACGACGTGGCGGACGACGAACCAGGCCAGGAAGCCCAGCCCGATCCCGGTCACCCAGCCTTGCCCGTGGACCTCGCGGACGACACCCCAGATGTCATTCATGCCCCGAGCCTGCGCCGGGGCGCCGGGGCGCACAACGGCGAAGGCGGGCAACCGGCGGCGGCCGGCAACCGCCGGCGGCGGGACGGCGGTCGCGCCGGTCGAGATCACAAAGGCCCTCGGGTTCGCGACCGGGTCGCGCGCCCGCGGTAGCGTCCCGTTCATGATCCGAACTCGACCTGGCCTCTCCGTGATCCTCGTGGCTGGCGTCGCGCTCTCCGCCGCCGCGCACGCCGGTCCGATCGGCGAGGTCGGCGTCGGCTACGTGGCGCCGATCGCCGACGAGCGCGACGACAGTCAGGACAAGCTCTACACCGAGATCGTCAAGGGCGGCCTGCACGTCTCGATGCACGTCGGCTGGCTGTTCCCGGTCTGGACTCGCCCCGACGTCCGCGTGCTGGTCGGCCCGGTGGCGTCGGCCGCGCACACGCGCTACGGCGACGTCAAGGCGGACGATGGCCTCGACGGCGTCACGCGCTGGCGCTTCACCGGCGGCGCGCGGGTCGCGGCGGAGCGCCCCGGCATGTCGGTCGCGCTCGAGGGCCTCGTCGGCACCGATCGTCCGAGCTACGACTTCAGCGGCCTCATCGAGAACTTCTGCGGTGACCCCACCACCAGCGGGCTGGGCTGGGAAGCGACCGCGATCGGCCAGCTCAGGCGCGGCCAGGTCGTCGCGGGCGCCTCCGCCGGCATCCTCCACGGTGATCACGTGGACGATCGCCCGGCCTGCACCGGCGGGATCGCGATCGACACCGTCGACTACACCAGCCTCGACATCGCGCTCCAGATCACGGTCGGCGTCAGCTACTGAGGCCCAGCCTCATCTGGACCAGGCGCCGGCGGCGAGGCCGGTGAGGACGGTGGCGGTCGTGAACAGCCGGCGCGGATCGGCGTAGAGCGTGCCGGCGTCGGGCTGCGCCCACGGCGCCGCGCAGCGCGGGTCGGTCAACCGCAGGATCGGCGCCGCGGGCCAGCCGCCGTCGTCGTCCTGCGTGGCCACGAGCGCGCGGCGCGCACCGGCGAGCGCGTCGTCGAAGCGCGCGCCCAGCTCGGCCCGACACGCGAGGCCGAGCCCGAGATCGAACGGCGTCGCGGCGTCGACGGCCCAGGCCGCGGCGATGGCGGTGGCGTCGAGGGGATGGCCCAGCTGGGTCAGCGCGGCGACGTTGTGCCGGGTCGCGTAGGCGTGGCTGTGCCACCAGTACGACGGCCAGGTGCCATCGGCGCGCTGCTGCGCGGCGGCGTAGGCGACGCCGGCGACGACCGCGGCGCGCGCGGTCGGCTCGGCCGCGAGGGC harbors:
- a CDS encoding SPFH domain-containing protein, with the translated sequence MSGPVLALALIAMLGWWVAVPAVLAILRGLGFYIVVQERQALVYTLFGKVAAVYDEPGLASLWPKMGVKALLVPLLGKRYDLDLRIYQTYLRSQPVNSEEGAPMGIGVWYEMFISDPVAYLFKNQDPRGSLHANVSNATVRCLSNMKLARLLEDRHELSQTVRAEVSPRSQDWGFKVGSIYIRKVHFRDAGMTHQIEEKVVNRLRQVTSAIRQDGANQVSVITSSADRTAAVEFARAGAIRPEIVGAALREISGDREIATAMFEVLEIQRLLASPARITLLPPSGVTDRGQLVAQLAARGADPSHAR
- a CDS encoding SPFH domain-containing protein — encoded protein: MNDIWGVVREVHGQGWVTGIGLGFLAWFVVRHVVLGFYTVDQNERAVLTSFGRARRILGASTVYTPEGAGMRDSEKERYHYPQVQVIPPGGPYFRWPWQRVHKVSIATRTVNMAWDPETPSANRNGTLLDAVTKDQLHVGLTGQIRFRVSEQNLYAYLFGVKHPVVHVMGFFISILRERIANFEQPPRAAVVGDDTEGRDLAADRTGASAISGISINDLRKNLRALNDMMDHECAASVARYGVHLDASLITEISPPHEVESALAAINTAYNQVSSDISLAQAAADQRIVQSRRAVEIETLRAQAEVEPLRALSDQLTRLRAQGPDALTTYLRNLKLGLYDKADRAFVEAK